The following coding sequences lie in one Miscanthus floridulus cultivar M001 chromosome 9, ASM1932011v1, whole genome shotgun sequence genomic window:
- the LOC136480725 gene encoding uncharacterized protein, which yields MALCPCSKCGNRRMQNQEVMGIHLHKNGFTPSYTQWVHHGEADRMREEVVRPRVEAFDADARVADMVDDVHQAQFVEGREEAEMQAAIDVFKYMMDSAAKPLHAHSEVSQLDAISRLMWLKSDLNMSREGFDKVLAVVGTLLPKDHMLPKTMYEAHKLLKALKMPYEQIHACPNGCVLFREEHKEANNYPKCKASRFLEVESGDGGGQKRQLKIPARVLRHLPFVPRIQRLFMTEETAKQMTWHKNGKRYNPDKMVHPSNGEAWTSFNDKHRLKSNEARNVRVALATDGFNPYALENEKLKEENKRLKTEKNHDELKEENKKLKLEKEHLKTDLSKFTRGQYLQSELLMNTVKLTGTPSGGIRRVDWFYVEAKRISSLAPSSRSFQLASDIDKAKDRRFFIEAVNKSVHDVILNHNTVFLNTFHNTMKEEAAPAGNDDV from the exons AtggctttgtgtccctgcagcaagtgTGGTAACAGGAGAATGCAAAACCAGGAAGTCATGGGTATACATCTGCACAAGAATGGGTTTACGCCGAGCTACACccagtgggtccaccatggtgaagccgatcgtatgagagaggaggtggtgagaccacgcgtcgaggcTTTCGACGCTGATGCTAGGGTAGCAGACATGGTAGATGACGTTCACCAAGCACAGTTTGTTGAAGGACgtgaggaggcggagatgcaAGCAGCCATAGATGTGTTCaagtacatgatggactcggcggcgaaaccccttcacgctcattctgaggtctctcagctggatgccattagTCGCTTGATGTGGTTGAAGTCCGATTTGAacatgagtcgagaaggcttcgataaggtgttggccgtggttggcaccctgcttccaaagGACCACATGTTGCCAAAGACCATGTACGAGGCACATAAGCTCCTTAAAGCActgaagatgccatatgagcagatacatgcttgtccgaacgggtGTGTCCTATTTCGTGAAGAACACAAGGAGGCAAATAACTATCCGAAGTGTAAAGCTtccaggttcctagaggtagagtctggtgatggtggtggccagaagaggcagcttaagatACCCGCCCGAGTCTTACGGCACCTTCCCTTCGTGCCGAGGATTcaaaggctattcatgaccgaggaaaccgcgaaacagatgacgtggcacaagaatggAAAACGGTACAATccggacaagatggtacatccatctaatggtgaagcatggaccagctttaatgacaaacatcgtctgAAATCcaatgaggctcgtaatgtacgtgtcgcgctggcaacagatgggttcaatccttatg ctcttgagaatgagaagctcaaagaagagaacaagagactcaagacagagaaaaatcatgatgaacttaaagaagagaacaagaagcttaagttggagaaagaacatctaaAGACCgacttgagcaagttcacaagaggtcaatatcttcaaagtgaactactcatgaacacc gtcaaattgactggcacaccctcGGGTGGAATTCGTAGGGTCGACTGGTtctacgttgaagccaagcggatctccagccttgctccatcaagcagatccttccagcTTGCT TCAGATATAGACAAAGctaaagataggcgtttcttcataGAAGCTgtgaacaaatctgttcatgatgtcatattgaatcataatacagttttcttgaacacattccacaacaccatgaaagag gaagcagcaccagctggtaatgatgatgtctag
- the LOC136480724 gene encoding uncharacterized protein — MTAATRGSTGGRNGARIDGRSGRHLPLLPPPPSLSSSSSSSPSLSSSCSSPSPSAGRPQGTVGAVELGAGRGAVPGEVGARGAGELGAAAGDPGRGRGATGASAAGTGAGGAGRGRRGGPGRTSPEGDDGGGGDGAAGTRGRVGEE, encoded by the coding sequence atgaccgcagcaaCGCGAGGATCAACGGGCGGTCGGAACGGCGCAAGGATCGAcgggcggtcgggtcggcaccttcctcttcttcctcctcccccttctctttcttcctcttcttcctcctccccttctctttcttcctcttgctcctctccttctccctctgctggccggCCACAGGGCACGGTGGGGGCGGTGGAGCTCGGGGCCGGCCGGGGCGCTGTCCCCGGGGAGGTCGGAGCCCGgggcgccggcgagctcggggcggcggccggggacccggggcgcgggcgcggggccaCCGGGGCGAGCGCCGCCGGGACAGGGGCGGGGGGTGCGGGACGGGGGCGCCGGGGCGGTCCCGGCAGGACCTCGCCGGAAGGGGACGACGGCGggggcggcgacggcgcggcAGGGACGCGGGGGCGGGTGGGAGAGGAGTGA